Within Novosphingobium resinovorum, the genomic segment GCTGATCGGCCGCAAGGTCGAGGAAGAGATCGAAGTGACCGTCCCGTCGGGCGACAAGTTCTACCTGGTGCAGAAGATCGAATTCATCTGATCCTCTCCGCTTCAGGATAAAGAAAAAGGCCGGCGTTTCCGCCGGCCTTTTTCGTTTCCGCTGCTCAGGCTGCCGGCAGTTCCGGCTCGAGCAGGCGATGAAGATGCACGATCACGTACTTCATCTCGGCATCATCGACGGTGCGCTGCGCGGCCGACTTCCAGGCATTCTGGGCCTCGGCGAAATCGGGATAGACACCGACGAGGTCGAGAGCCTTGAGGTCGGTGAATTCGAGGCTGCGCGGATCCTTGACCCGGCCGCCCATTACAAGGTGAAGCTTCTGCATGGGAGAGTGCCGCTTTCCTGCTGGTTGGGAGATAAGCGGCCTATAATTTTGGAGAGGTCAAGGAGCAAGTGCACAAGACGCACCTTGATCGCGCAGTAAGCGAAAAGGTGCGCCTTTAGCTGAAATTCACGAGCCGTTTACGATCTGACACGCTTCTTGAGGTCTTCGGCCATGTGCAGAACCTTGGTCGAGCGGACAGCCGCCGCGTCTCCAAGGCGGTTGGCGGTGTCGGCAGCCGCATCGCCAAGCCTGCTGGCTCGGCGGGCAGTCGCACGGCCGAGGGCACTTGCGGCGCCTACTGCAGCCAGGCCGTACTTTTCGAGATTGAGAATGGCCAGATCGCTGACCTTTTCAGCGCTGTCCGCGAACTTCGAGGCCTGCTTGCGTGCATCGATGCCGATGTCATGCGCCTTGTCGCCCGCCTTGCGGCCGAGTACGACGCTGGCGGTGCCGGCAGCCTCCGCGAGGTCCAGCGTGCGCGCGACGATCCGCCTGCTGACGCGGCGCGGCAGGAGGGCGTTCACCGCGACGCCGACGGCGACACCGCCTGCGACGGTCAGTACCGGGTGCTTCTTGACGAAGGCGATGACTTTGTCAGACGGCGTGGGCTCGGCGATTTTCGCGGGCAGGGCGACGACGTTTGCGCCTTTACCGGCAGCGATCGGGGTGGACGACTCGGTCTTGCTCACCTGGCGTTCCTTCCTTGGTCAAGAGACCCGGTCGCGCGCACTGTCCAACAGGCGCTGCGCCAGGTCGATAATGGGATTACGCAGAAACCAAAGCACGAGCGCTGCCAAGGTTCCGCCGATTGCGGCGGGATGCTCCTCGACAACGGCAACGGCCTCGTCGAACATCAGCTTGGCCTGATCGAGCGCCTCGTCAGCGATCCGGCCGCCGATCCCGCGCTCGTCCATGTCGGCCCTGAAGGCCTGGTAATGTCCGTCGAACTTCGCCTTCGCGGCGTCGCGCGCGGCCCGGTCCACCAGAACCTGCGCTGCCTGCTTGCCCATTCGAGCCCCCGTAATAGATTAAATAGATTAATCGTCCTGAGAACCGCCCGCGATACGCAGCATACGGCGCAGCCGTGCGCGCGCACTCCAGGCCCCGAATGCGGCAAGCGCAAGCAATACCAGCGTGATAACCGCCATCGCGCCCCACAGTCCGAGCAGCGGGCCGAGAGCAATTACCGTACCGACGACGAAGGCCATGACAGCGAAGAAAACCAGCACCGCTGCCACCACGAGCAGCATGACGATAGTGCGTGTTTCCGACCCAACATATGCAGCGCGCGACTTTTGAAACGCGAGTTCAGCTTGCGCAAAAACCTTCGCTTCATCCGCCAGCTGGCGCAAATCCTGCGCCAGCGACAGATTCTCGTAATCCTCGGCCGCAGGGGCGAGGGTGGGTGTGGTGTCCTGCATTCTCTCAGGAAGTCAGCTCAGGCGCCGAAGCGCCTTCACTTGCCCCTGAACAGGCGGGAAAGCACGAAGCCGGTCGCGGCCGCGATGCCGAGTGCCTGCCACGGGCTGTTGCGCACGAACGTCTTGGCATCCTCGCCAATGTCCTCGATCGACTTCTCGTCCAGCTTGGCTCCGGCGTCGGCCAGCGACTTCGATGCGCTGCGGGCGTAATCGCCGTACTTCACGCCGACCTTCTCGTCGATCAGGGCGGCATTGTCGTCGATCAGCTTGGAGACGCCGACGATCGCCTGACTGGCCTTGGCCTTGCCTTCCTCTGCATAGCCGGCGGCCTTGACCTTGGCATCGGCCGCGAAGGCGCTGGCCTTGTCCTTGGCTTCGCCGCTGCGGGTCTTGCATTCGCTAGACACTTCACCGGCGAAAGCCTGCGCACCGGCCTTGGCTTCCTCGACCGCCTTGGAGAAGTGATTCTTGGCGCTTTCGGTGCCGTTTCCGGCGGAGATGGTGGGTTCGACCATGCGATTATCCTTCCTTGTCTATCCTTGGCGCGAATTGGCATCATAAGCCATGTGCGGACAGAGTAACACAACTTGTCGTTCCTTGCTGCAACGCAACTTGTCACGCGAAGTTCCCCTGCTAAGACCGCCTCCGGACGGATGGCGCGTAATGCGCCCGCTTGAGGAGAACCGCAGACATGACCGCGATCATCGACATTCACGGACGGGAAATCCTGGACAGCCGCGGCAACCCCACCGTGGAGGTGGACGTCCTGCTGGAAGACGGCAGCTTCGGCCGCGCGGCAGTGCCCTCGGGCGCATCGACCGGCGCGCACGAAGCGATGGAACTGCGTGACGGCGACAAGAGCCGCTATCTCGGCAAGGGCGTGCTCAAGGCCGTGGATTCGGTCAACGGGGAGATCGCCGAGGCGCTCGTCGGGCTCGACGCCGAAGACCAGCGCGACCTCGACCTTGCCATGATCGAACTCGACGGCACGCCGAACAAGGCGCGCCTCGGTGCCAACGCCATCCTCGGCGTCAGCATGGCCGCCGCGAAGGCCGCCGCCAATGCGCGCGGCCTGCCGCTCTACTCCTACGTCGGCGGCGTTTCGGCGCATGTCCTGCCGGTGCCGATGATGAACATCATCAACGGCGGCGAGCATGCCGACAACCCGATCGACTTCCAGGAATTCATGGTCATGCCGGTCGGCGCCTCGTCGCTGGCGGAAGCCGCGCGCTGGGGAGCGGAAATCTTCCACACGCTCAAGAAGGGCCTGCACGAGAAGGGCCTCGCCACCGCCGTGGGCGACGAGGGCGGCTTCGCGCCGAACCTTGCCAGCACCCGCGATGCGCTGGACTTCATCATGGCCTCGATCGAGAAGGCAGGCTTCAAGCCGGGCACCGACATCAAGCTCGCGCTCGACTGCGCCTCGACCGAGTTCTTCAAGAACGGCAAGTACGAGATCAGCGGCGAGGGCCTGAGCCTGTCGCCGGTGGCCTTCGCGGACTACCTTGCCGACCTTACCGAAGCCTATCCGATCATCTCGATCGAGGACGGCATGAGCGAGGACGACTTCGAGGGCTGGAAGGCGCTGACCGATAAGATCGGCCACAAGGTGCAGTTGGTGGGCGATGACCTGTTCGTCACCAACCCGGCGCGCCTGACCATGGGCATCGAGAAGGGCCTGGCGAACTCGCTGCTCGTCAAGGTCAACCAGATCGGCACCCTGACCGAGACGCTGGAAGCCGTCTCGATCGCCAACCGCAACGGTTACACCGCCGTCATGTCGCACCGTTCGGGCGAGACCGAGGACGCGACCATCGCCGACCTCGCCGTCGCCACCAATTGCGGCCAGATCAAGACCGGCTCGTTGGCCCGTTCGGACCGGCTCGCCAAGTACAACCAACTCATCCGCATCGAGGAAGAGCTGGGCAAGGCCGCGCGCTATGCGGGCCTGAGCGCGTTCGGTCGCCTGAGCGCCTGAACCTGAAGTGTCGCGGGTGATCGGCGCCGGGGAAATGGCGCCGATCACCCGCTTCCTCCGCACGGCGACCAGCCTGTCCCCCCATGGGGCGAAGAGGTGGCTGGAGGCCGATCGCCTCAGCGTGCGGCGACACTGTCCCTTGCGGTATCGTCGATCAACACGACTGAGCGGGATGCGGAGGCGAAGTATTCGAGCATCGCGGCATAGCCCCGCGCGCTCAGTTTGACGTAGACCCGGCGCGCGTCCCCGGGATCGGCCTCCCGTACGAGGTGCCCCTGCTTTTCGAGAATCGCGATCCAGCGCAGCGCCGTCGTCGAAGGGACGGCGGAGCCGATGCATGCGCTCGTCACCGAGACGCGGCGGCGCTCCTTGGCGGCGATGAAGAGGTCGAGCAGGATGTCCCACGCCGGTTCGCCGAACAGTTCTTCCGAGCGGAAGATCTTGGTGCGCCGCCGCCGGTCGTCGTAAGTCTGGCGGGCGAGTTCCACCCAGATCGGGTGATCCTGGCTCGCCGTGCCCTTGGGTTCGCGAGCTTCCCCGGTGATGGCGAGGCTTTCCAGTATCGCCGAGGGACTCTCTCCGATCTCCAGTTCCCGCGCCATTGCCAGAAGTTCGTTGGCGATGCCGATCAGCCGGATCGCTTTCGCCCGATTGCGCATCAACTGGTCCGTGTTCTCCATCGAATAGGATCGCCTGATGCAGGCCGCACGACTTCCTTCGCGAAAGTCATCGCGGCGATTATGCCCATCGTTGCGAGAAAAGCAGCGGCGCTCAGCAGGTTATGACCTGCAGTCGCCGCTGTGTTGCTTGATCCGCCACGGACAAATCATAGGCAAACTTCCGAGGAAACGTCTCGCGTAGCTTAATCCGTATCGGACGCTTTACGCGGAATGCCGAATTCCCGGCATAAGGATTCGATGGCAGCCTGGAGATGGGCGGCGGCGATCATCGCGCCGATCTCTTCCAGTTGGTCGAGGCGCGTCTCCAGATCGGCGGCCAGCGACTTCGCGATTGCGTCCTTGTTCACCCAAGCGTTCTCCAGCGGGAGGAAGCAGTGCCTCCTCCCGGACCCGATACCACGAGCCATGGTTTGCGACCCGCCGGTTTGCCCGGCGTCAGTTGTTTTAGGTTATACATCCGTTTTCGAGCAAAATCGGAGCGACCTGCTCACGAACTACACGATGGATGATAATTGAAAACCGCGAATCCGATGGTGTCCTGTAAGTGAACATTCTGAAATCGGCGATTAATCGTAGAGAAATTACGCTGATGTGAACGGTATTGAATGGATTTAGGTATAGTTACTTATTCAATTCGATCACGCGATGCCCCCGGATTATCCGTTTCAGGCATCGCGTGACGATTGGTTTTCAGCCGCCGAAGCGACCTTTGAGGTCGTAGAGGGCGATGGCCGCCTTGGCGGCCTCGCCGCCCTTGTCCTTCTGCGCGGCGTCGGCGCGGACGAGAGCCTGCTCCTCGTTCTCGACGGTGAGGATGCCGTTGCCGATGGCGATGCCGTCCATGGTCAGCGCCATGATCCCGCGCGCCGATTCGCCGGCGACGATCTCGAAATGGTAGGTCTCGCCGCGAATGACGACGCCGATGGCCACGTAACCGTCATAGTCGCCGGTGGCATCGGCCAGCGAGATGGCGGCGGGGATTTCGAGCGCGCCCGGTACGGTGATCACCTCCGCCTTGTGGCCCGCCGCCTTGAGCGCGGCCTTGGCGCCCGCGATCAGCATGTCGTTGAGATGGTCGTAGAAACGCGCCTCGATGATGAGGAAACGGGCCATGTCAGTTCGATCCTTCGCTGGTCGGGGCGATGATGGGCCGCTCGCCGACGATGTTGAGTCCGTATCCCTCGAGAGCGACCAGCGAGTGGTGCGTGTTGGTCAGCAGGACCATGTCGTGAATGCCCAGTTCCGCCAGGATCTGCGCGCCCACGCCGTAGTCCCTCAATTCCTCGAGGTCCGGGGTGCCGCCATTGCGGAACTCCTGCTTGATGTCCATCACGCGCGACATCAACTTGTTCATCGGCCGGTTGATGACCACGATCACGCCCGAGCCTTCCTCGCCGATCATTTCCATCGAGCGGTGCAGCAGGTCGCCGCGATCGCCGGTGTCCTCCCCGAAGATGTCCGCGAAGAAGGACAGGGTGTGCATGCGCACCATGGTCGGCTTCGACGGGTCGATGCGGCCCTTGACCAGCGCCACGGTTTCGTCGCCGGTCGCGCGGTTGAAGTACGAGCGTGCCACCCAGTCGCCGCCATGGCGCGAGTGGAAGCTGATCTCGTTGCGCTTCTCGATCATGCGGTCGTGCTTGCGGCGATAGGCGATAAGGTCGCGGATCGTGCCGATCTTCAGGTCGTGCAGGCGCGCAAAGCCGATGAGGTCGTCCATGCGGGCCATGGTGCCGTCCTCCTTCATGATCTCGCAGATCACGCCGGAGGGGTTGAGCCCGGCGAGGCGCGAGATATCGACCGCCGCCTCGGTATGGCCGGTGCGGACCAGCACGCCGCCGTCGCGGGCGCGCAGCGGGAAGACGTGGCCGGGGGTGACGATGTCGTCGCGGGTCTTGGTGCCGTCGATGGCGACCGAAATGGTGCGCGCACGGTCACCCGCCGAGATGCCGGTGGTGACGCCTTCGCGTGCCTCGATGGAGATGGTGAAGGCAGTTTCATGGCGCGTGCCGTTATGGCGGCTCATCAGGTTGAGGCCGAGTTCATCGACGCGCTGGCTGGTGATCGCGAGGCAGATCAGACCGCGCCCGTGCATCGCCATGAAGTTGATCGCGGCCGGAGTCGCCATCTGGGCCGGGATGATGAGGTCGCCTTCGTTCTCACGGTCTTCGTCGTCGACGAGGATGAACATGCGGCCGTTGCGGGCTTCGTCGATGATCTCCTCGATCGGAACGAGCACTTCGCGCTCGTCGTTCGAGAAAAGGACGCGCTCCAGCTTGCCGAGGGTTTCGGCGGTAGGGTTCCAGTCGTCCTCGGTGCAGTCGCGCAGCGTGTTGGCGTGGAGGCCGGCGGCGCGCGCCAGGCTGGACTTGCTCATTCCGCCCTCGGTTACGAGCTTGCGGACCTTGTCGATCACATCGGTAGCCATTGTAGTGTTCGATCTCACATTTCAGTGTGATCGAAATAGGCTTGCTTCACATTCGGATCAAGAGCCTTTGAATTGCGGTGGCCGCTTTGCGAGAAAAGCGGCGACGGCTTCCTCGTGGTCGGCCGTGGCGTGGGCGGCGGCCTGCATGGCCGAGGCCATCTCCAGCAGCGTGGCAAGGTCCGCACGGCGGCCTTCCCACAGCAGCCGCTTGGTCATCCGTACCGCGTGCGGTGGATTGGCGGCGATGCGGCGGGCGAGGGCGCGGGCGGCGTCGAGAAGTTCGCCATCCGGTACCACGCGGCTGACGAGGCCGCAGGCCAGCGCCTCGGCGGCGTCGATCGGATCGCCGGTGAGGGCCATTTCGGCGGCTTTAGACCAGCCGATCACACGCGGCAGCAGCCACGAGCCGCCGTCGCCCGCGATGAGGCCGAGCTTGACGAAGCTCTCCGCGAACTTCGCGCTCTCGCCCGCGATGCGCAAGTCGCACATGCAGGTGAGGTCGCAGCCCGCGCCCATGGCGGCGCCGTTGACGGCGGCTATGATCGGCACTTCCAGCGCCGCAAAGGCGAGCGGGAGCCGCTGGATGCCGCGCTTGTAGGAAAGACGCGTGGCGGCGGGAGACCCGGCGTTGAGGGTGCCGCCGGGCTTCATTTCGTTGATGTTGCCGCCGGAGGAAAAGCCCTTGCCCGCGCCTGTCAGGATGGC encodes:
- a CDS encoding DUF4170 domain-containing protein; protein product: MQKLHLVMGGRVKDPRSLEFTDLKALDLVGVYPDFAEAQNAWKSAAQRTVDDAEMKYVIVHLHRLLEPELPAA
- a CDS encoding phage holin family protein, which translates into the protein MQDTTPTLAPAAEDYENLSLAQDLRQLADEAKVFAQAELAFQKSRAAYVGSETRTIVMLLVVAAVLVFFAVMAFVVGTVIALGPLLGLWGAMAVITLVLLALAAFGAWSARARLRRMLRIAGGSQDD
- a CDS encoding DUF883 C-terminal domain-containing protein, yielding MVEPTISAGNGTESAKNHFSKAVEEAKAGAQAFAGEVSSECKTRSGEAKDKASAFAADAKVKAAGYAEEGKAKASQAIVGVSKLIDDNAALIDEKVGVKYGDYARSASKSLADAGAKLDEKSIEDIGEDAKTFVRNSPWQALGIAAATGFVLSRLFRGK
- the eno gene encoding phosphopyruvate hydratase, which gives rise to MTAIIDIHGREILDSRGNPTVEVDVLLEDGSFGRAAVPSGASTGAHEAMELRDGDKSRYLGKGVLKAVDSVNGEIAEALVGLDAEDQRDLDLAMIELDGTPNKARLGANAILGVSMAAAKAAANARGLPLYSYVGGVSAHVLPVPMMNIINGGEHADNPIDFQEFMVMPVGASSLAEAARWGAEIFHTLKKGLHEKGLATAVGDEGGFAPNLASTRDALDFIMASIEKAGFKPGTDIKLALDCASTEFFKNGKYEISGEGLSLSPVAFADYLADLTEAYPIISIEDGMSEDDFEGWKALTDKIGHKVQLVGDDLFVTNPARLTMGIEKGLANSLLVKVNQIGTLTETLEAVSIANRNGYTAVMSHRSGETEDATIADLAVATNCGQIKTGSLARSDRLAKYNQLIRIEEELGKAARYAGLSAFGRLSA
- a CDS encoding MarR family transcriptional regulator produces the protein MENTDQLMRNRAKAIRLIGIANELLAMARELEIGESPSAILESLAITGEAREPKGTASQDHPIWVELARQTYDDRRRRTKIFRSEELFGEPAWDILLDLFIAAKERRRVSVTSACIGSAVPSTTALRWIAILEKQGHLVREADPGDARRVYVKLSARGYAAMLEYFASASRSVVLIDDTARDSVAAR
- the ribH gene encoding 6,7-dimethyl-8-ribityllumazine synthase, whose protein sequence is MARFLIIEARFYDHLNDMLIAGAKAALKAAGHKAEVITVPGALEIPAAISLADATGDYDGYVAIGVVIRGETYHFEIVAGESARGIMALTMDGIAIGNGILTVENEEQALVRADAAQKDKGGEAAKAAIALYDLKGRFGG
- the ribB gene encoding 3,4-dihydroxy-2-butanone-4-phosphate synthase, producing the protein MATDVIDKVRKLVTEGGMSKSSLARAAGLHANTLRDCTEDDWNPTAETLGKLERVLFSNDEREVLVPIEEIIDEARNGRMFILVDDEDRENEGDLIIPAQMATPAAINFMAMHGRGLICLAITSQRVDELGLNLMSRHNGTRHETAFTISIEAREGVTTGISAGDRARTISVAIDGTKTRDDIVTPGHVFPLRARDGGVLVRTGHTEAAVDISRLAGLNPSGVICEIMKEDGTMARMDDLIGFARLHDLKIGTIRDLIAYRRKHDRMIEKRNEISFHSRHGGDWVARSYFNRATGDETVALVKGRIDPSKPTMVRMHTLSFFADIFGEDTGDRGDLLHRSMEMIGEEGSGVIVVINRPMNKLMSRVMDIKQEFRNGGTPDLEELRDYGVGAQILAELGIHDMVLLTNTHHSLVALEGYGLNIVGERPIIAPTSEGSN
- a CDS encoding crotonase/enoyl-CoA hydratase family protein, coding for MSDAVLYEIDEEGIVLLTLNRPELRNPISDAEVIEALLAALARLETDPQARVAILTGAGKGFSSGGNINEMKPGGTLNAGSPAATRLSYKRGIQRLPLAFAALEVPIIAAVNGAAMGAGCDLTCMCDLRIAGESAKFAESFVKLGLIAGDGGSWLLPRVIGWSKAAEMALTGDPIDAAEALACGLVSRVVPDGELLDAARALARRIAANPPHAVRMTKRLLWEGRRADLATLLEMASAMQAAAHATADHEEAVAAFLAKRPPQFKGS